A single Cyanobacteria bacterium GSL.Bin1 DNA region contains:
- a CDS encoding hydrolase TatD — protein MLENTTMVIDPHIHMSSRTTDDYQAMAKAGIVAVIEPAFWSGQPRTSADTYKDYLSSLVGWERFRASQFGIKHYCTIGLNSKESNNEPLAKAVMEILPLYACKEGVVAIGEIGYDDMTPAEDKYFRLQLELAKELNLPVMIHTPHRDKKAGTSRSMDVCLEHGLQPSQVIVDHNNEETVREVLDRGFWAAFTIYPNTKMGNERMVEVVRKYGCDRIIVDSSADWGISDPLAVPKTAQLMQQSGISEEDVRAVCYGNALKAYGQSGEMKEDDWLNPLPIDQRQLYNGNSVLRGQTPTTPESHQESIIIR, from the coding sequence ATGTTAGAAAACACAACCATGGTCATTGATCCTCATATTCACATGTCTTCTAGAACTACCGATGACTATCAAGCGATGGCGAAAGCGGGAATAGTAGCGGTTATTGAACCAGCTTTTTGGTCAGGACAACCTCGTACCAGTGCTGATACTTACAAAGACTATCTTAGTTCTTTAGTTGGTTGGGAAAGATTTCGTGCTAGTCAGTTTGGCATTAAACATTATTGCACCATTGGTTTAAACTCCAAAGAATCTAACAACGAGCCACTAGCCAAAGCGGTAATGGAAATCTTACCTTTATATGCTTGCAAAGAAGGAGTAGTCGCCATTGGGGAAATTGGCTATGACGATATGACTCCTGCTGAAGATAAATATTTTCGCCTTCAGTTAGAACTAGCCAAAGAATTGAATTTACCCGTGATGATTCATACTCCCCATCGAGATAAAAAAGCTGGTACATCTCGCAGTATGGATGTTTGTTTAGAACATGGATTGCAACCATCTCAGGTAATTGTGGATCATAACAACGAAGAAACCGTTCGAGAAGTATTAGATCGAGGATTTTGGGCCGCATTTACCATTTATCCCAATACCAAAATGGGTAATGAAAGAATGGTAGAAGTCGTTAGAAAATATGGTTGCGATCGCATTATTGTAGATAGTAGTGCTGATTGGGGAATCAGTGATCCTTTAGCAGTCCCAAAAACAGCACAATTAATGCAGCAAAGCGGCATTTCAGAAGAAGACGTGAGGGCAGTCTGCTATGGTAATGCGCTTAAAGCTTACGGTCAAAGTGGGGAAATGAAAGAAGATGACTGGCTCAATCCCCTGCCAATCGACCAACGACAACTCTACAACGGTAACTCAGTTTTGCGGGGACAAACACCCACGACTCCCGAATCACATCAAGAATCCATTATTATTCGCTAA
- the eboC gene encoding UbiA-like protein EboC (EboC, a homolog the polyprenyltransferase UbiA, belongs to system of proteins involved in the trafficking of precursor metabolites to an extracytoplasmic compartment so that the biosynthesis of certain natural products, such as scytonemin, can be completed.), producing the protein METFSLRSQPIWAYLQLMRPANILTAWADILVGYAAAGCITVNADAGFLTFNSFSSLGWLVLSTSGLYGGGVVFNDVFDLELDRQERPERPLPSDRASFTNAVVLGSLLLIVGVLAASQVSLLSGGIAFVVALTALIYDGFGKHQVWLSPINMGLCRGGNWLLGVSVLPVMVTERWFLALIPIIYISAVTAISRGEVEGGSRQTGIFAISLILLGLISVFALGFLENYSWYFIVPFVILFALLVLPAFVKATLNPDPLLIQKAVKAGVLSLIVLDSAIAAGFAGFSYGLIVLSLLPLSVLLARLFAVT; encoded by the coding sequence ATGGAAACTTTTAGCCTGCGCTCACAGCCAATTTGGGCTTACTTACAGTTAATGCGACCGGCCAATATTTTAACCGCTTGGGCCGATATTTTAGTCGGCTATGCCGCAGCAGGGTGTATCACAGTCAATGCTGACGCCGGTTTTCTCACTTTTAATTCCTTCTCTTCGTTAGGCTGGTTAGTCTTATCCACCAGTGGTCTCTACGGAGGGGGCGTTGTCTTTAATGATGTCTTTGATTTAGAGCTGGATCGTCAAGAACGCCCAGAAAGACCCTTACCAAGCGATCGCGCTTCTTTCACGAATGCCGTTGTACTGGGGAGTTTACTTTTAATTGTCGGAGTGTTAGCAGCTAGCCAGGTTTCCCTTCTTAGCGGTGGAATTGCCTTCGTCGTTGCTTTAACGGCCTTAATTTATGATGGGTTTGGCAAGCATCAGGTTTGGTTAAGTCCCATCAATATGGGGTTATGTCGAGGGGGAAATTGGCTCCTCGGGGTCAGTGTTTTACCCGTTATGGTAACTGAACGATGGTTTTTAGCGCTCATTCCCATTATCTATATCTCAGCGGTCACAGCAATCAGTCGCGGGGAAGTGGAAGGAGGTAGCCGCCAAACTGGCATTTTTGCCATCAGCCTAATCTTACTGGGATTGATTAGTGTTTTTGCTTTAGGATTCCTGGAGAATTATTCCTGGTATTTTATTGTTCCCTTTGTCATTTTATTTGCGTTACTGGTTTTACCGGCATTTGTCAAAGCCACCCTTAACCCTGATCCTTTGCTCATCCAGAAAGCGGTGAAAGCAGGCGTTTTATCTTTGATTGTTTTAGATTCGGCAATTGCTGCTGGCTTTGCTGGTTTTTCTTATGGTTTGATTGTCCTTAGCCTGCTGCCACTCTCTGTATTGTTAGCACGTTTATTCGCCGTGACTTAG